A single Magnetospirillum sp. WYHS-4 DNA region contains:
- a CDS encoding NifX-associated nitrogen fixation protein, with protein MNDTDRGLETPFVKTLASIVRAEDRFGVWEGRSDADLLADFIVTREQRREMPLMADPDPDLLARLEQFHKAVGLTIEKETGLMASPMMTMHHEGFGRVVLLAGRLVVLSRHLRDVHRFGFESFAKLADQGMKLVADGLAAIEKFPDAARA; from the coding sequence TGGAGACCCCCTTCGTCAAGACCCTGGCGTCCATCGTGCGCGCCGAGGACCGATTCGGGGTCTGGGAAGGCCGGTCGGATGCCGACCTGTTGGCCGATTTCATCGTCACTCGGGAGCAGCGCCGCGAAATGCCCTTGATGGCCGATCCCGATCCCGACCTGCTGGCCCGGCTGGAACAGTTCCACAAGGCCGTCGGGCTGACCATCGAGAAGGAAACCGGCCTGATGGCCAGCCCCATGATGACCATGCATCATGAAGGATTCGGACGCGTGGTGCTGCTGGCCGGTCGCCTGGTGGTGCTCAGCCGCCATTTGCGCGACGTCCACCGCTTCGGCTTCGAAAGCTTCGCCAAGCTGGCGGACCAGGGCATGAAGCTGGTCGCCGACGGGCTGGCCGCCATCGAAAAGTTCCCGGACGCGGCGAGGGCCTGA
- a CDS encoding nitrogen fixation protein NifQ, whose amino-acid sequence MTDYGRLMADRGEGDAFDRHVFAGVLAVAIQEGGPLTEALGLSPDALGDLVARYFPGARSVLLELVPPLDPDRAAIEEADLRQLLLDHRTADRPEEGWLAAIVARRSQRPHHLWQDLGLHCRQDLSRLLARHFAPLAALNATNMKWKKFFYRQLCEREGVLVCKAPHCAVCDDRGSCFGEEAGLALLQGAA is encoded by the coding sequence ATGACGGACTATGGGCGCCTGATGGCCGACCGGGGCGAAGGCGACGCCTTCGACCGGCACGTCTTCGCCGGCGTCCTGGCCGTCGCCATCCAGGAGGGCGGGCCGCTCACCGAGGCTCTCGGATTGTCCCCGGACGCTCTGGGGGACTTGGTGGCGCGCTACTTCCCCGGCGCCCGTTCCGTCCTCCTGGAGCTTGTCCCGCCCCTCGATCCGGACCGCGCGGCCATCGAGGAGGCGGACCTCCGCCAGCTGTTGCTCGATCACCGGACGGCGGATCGGCCGGAGGAGGGCTGGCTGGCCGCCATCGTCGCCCGGCGCAGCCAGCGCCCCCACCATCTTTGGCAGGATCTGGGACTCCATTGCCGCCAGGACCTGTCGCGCCTGCTCGCCCGCCACTTCGCCCCCTTGGCGGCCTTGAACGCGACCAACATGAAGTGGAAGAAGTTCTTCTACCGCCAACTCTGCGAACGGGAAGGCGTGCTCGTCTGCAAGGCACCCCACTGCGCCGTCTGCGACGACCGGGGGAGTTGCTTCGGCGAAGAGGCCGGATTGGCGCTGTTGCAAGGCGCCGCGTGA
- the fdxB gene encoding ferredoxin III, nif-specific, translating into MTVATLVTRDGSPWIPRYLLEIDAESCIGCGRCFKVCGRGVMNLKGVDEDGNLVAVDPDLDDDDEFERKVMVVDKGGACIGCGACGRVCSKNCQTHGTA; encoded by the coding sequence ATGACGGTGGCAACCCTGGTTACCCGCGACGGCAGTCCCTGGATTCCCCGGTACCTGCTGGAGATCGACGCCGAATCCTGCATCGGCTGCGGTCGCTGCTTCAAGGTTTGCGGGCGCGGCGTGATGAACCTGAAGGGCGTGGACGAGGACGGCAATCTGGTGGCGGTCGATCCCGACCTGGACGACGACGACGAATTCGAACGCAAGGTCATGGTGGTGGACAAGGGCGGCGCCTGCATCGGCTGCGGCGCCTGCGGCCGGGTCTGCTCCAAGAACTGCCAGACCCACGGGACCGCCTAG